A window from Cryptomeria japonica chromosome 1, Sugi_1.0, whole genome shotgun sequence encodes these proteins:
- the LOC131044430 gene encoding uncharacterized protein LOC131044430 isoform X3 yields MKKSLAMEEYKPEPWILHEQSDMGKNLLHLAIIGHVDAGKSTLMGRFLYIMGRVSQKEMHKYEREAKQKGKGSFSYAWVLDESPEERQRGVTMTVAVAHFETHNFHVVLLDSPGHKDFVPNMIVGASQADAAVLVVDASLGAFEAGMDGQGIGGQTKEHAQLIRSFGVEQMIVAVNKMDVIAYSKERFYFIKSQLGTFLRRYGFKESSLTWIPMSVIENQNLVSCPTDEHLNSWYKGPNLLEAIDFLKLPARDTYRPLRLPISEVIQSRTLGQVAISGKLEAGAIRIGTKVLVMPSGELATVKAIEQDSKMLNIAKAGVSVDISLQGIDSSILLPGGVLCHPDFPVPLARRIELKVELHAHHAKESARVAQILAILDPKTGIVRKRAPRCLTANQSALLQISPRQGICIEEYSNCKALGRVTLRADGKTIAVGVVTKIVE; encoded by the exons ATGAAGAAAAGTCTTGCCATGGAGGAGTACAAGCCTGAGCCCTGGATCCTTCATGAACAGAGTGATATGGGCAAGAACTTATTACATCTTGCTATT ATTGGCCATGTTGATGCAGGCAAGTCAACTTTAATGGGAAGATTTCTTTACATTATGGGTAGGGTTTCACAGAAGGAAATGCACAAATATGAGAGAGAGGCTAAGCAGAAA GGGAAGGGATCATTTTCATATGCATGGGTTCTAGATGAGAGTCCAGAAGAAAGACAGAGAGGTGTAACCATGACTGTTGCTGTAGCGCATTTTGAAACACACAATTTTCATGTTGTACTACTAGATTCTCCTGGCCACAAGGATTTTGTTCCAAATATGATTGTGGGTGCCTCACAAGCAGATGCTGCAGTCTTAGTTGTGGATGCATCCTTAGGTGCATTTGAAGCAGGAATGGATGGGCAGGGAATAGGAGGACAGACAAAAGAACATGCACAATTAATTAGAAGTTTTGGGGTGGAACAAATGATTGTTGCTGTCAATAAAATGGATGTAATTGCATATTCCAAAGAAAGATTTTACTTCATAAAATCACAACTTGGGACATTTCTTCGGCGTTATGGATTTAAAGAATCCTCTTTAACATGGATTCCCATGAGTGTCATTGAAAATCAGAACTTAGTGAGTTGCCCAACTGACGAGCATTTGAATTCTTG GTACAAGGGACCAAATCTATTAGAGGCTATAGATTTTCTCAAGCTCCCAGCCAGAGATACTTACCGGCCTCTCAGACTTCCAATATCAGAGGTTATACAGTCACGTACACTAGGTCAAGTTGCTATCAGTGGAAAGTTGGAGGCTGGAGCTATTAGAATTGGCACAAAG GTTCTAGTTATGCCTTCAGGGGAATTAGCAACAGTGAAAGCTATTGAACAGGATTCTAAAATGCTGAATATTGCAAAGGCTGGGGTCAGCGTAGATATTAGTCTTCAAGGAATTGATTCTTCTATTTTACTGCCTGGGGGAGTCCTTTGTCATCCTGATTTTCCTGTTCCACTAGCAAGACGCATTGAACTGAAG GTGGAACTACATGCACACCATGCAAAAGAGTCTGCAAGAGTAGCACAGATTTTGGCAATATTGGATCCAAAGACTGGCATAGTTCGTAAAAGGGCACCACGATGTTTAACTGCCAACCAAAGCGCTTTGTTACAG ATTTCTCCAAGACAGGGGATCTGTATTGAGGAATATTCCAATTGCAAGGCCTTAGGAAGAGTAACATTGCGTGCTGATGGAAAAACTATAGCTGTGGGTGTAGTCACCAAAATTGTTGAATAA
- the LOC131044430 gene encoding uncharacterized protein LOC131044430 isoform X1 encodes MKKSLAMEEYKPEPWILHEQSDMGKNLLHLAIIGHVDAGKSTLMGRFLYIMGRVSQKEMHKYEREAKQKGKGSFSYAWVLDESPEERQRGVTMTVAVAHFETHNFHVVLLDSPGHKDFVPNMIVGASQADAAVLVVDASLGAFEAGMDGQGIGGQTKEHAQLIRSFGVEQMIVAVNKMDVIAYSKERFYFIKSQLGTFLRRYGFKESSLTWIPMSVIENQNLVSCPTDEHLNSWYKGPNLLEAIDFLKLPARDTYRPLRLPISEVIQSRTLGQVAISGKLEAGAIRIGTKVLVMPSGELATVKAIEQDSKMLNIAKAGVSVDISLQGIDSSILLPGGVLCHPDFPVPLARRIELKVAVLDIRKPILFGAEHELQVELHAHHAKESARVAQILAILDPKTGIVRKRAPRCLTANQSALLQISPRQGICIEEYSNCKALGRVTLRADGKTIAVGVVTKIVE; translated from the exons ATGAAGAAAAGTCTTGCCATGGAGGAGTACAAGCCTGAGCCCTGGATCCTTCATGAACAGAGTGATATGGGCAAGAACTTATTACATCTTGCTATT ATTGGCCATGTTGATGCAGGCAAGTCAACTTTAATGGGAAGATTTCTTTACATTATGGGTAGGGTTTCACAGAAGGAAATGCACAAATATGAGAGAGAGGCTAAGCAGAAA GGGAAGGGATCATTTTCATATGCATGGGTTCTAGATGAGAGTCCAGAAGAAAGACAGAGAGGTGTAACCATGACTGTTGCTGTAGCGCATTTTGAAACACACAATTTTCATGTTGTACTACTAGATTCTCCTGGCCACAAGGATTTTGTTCCAAATATGATTGTGGGTGCCTCACAAGCAGATGCTGCAGTCTTAGTTGTGGATGCATCCTTAGGTGCATTTGAAGCAGGAATGGATGGGCAGGGAATAGGAGGACAGACAAAAGAACATGCACAATTAATTAGAAGTTTTGGGGTGGAACAAATGATTGTTGCTGTCAATAAAATGGATGTAATTGCATATTCCAAAGAAAGATTTTACTTCATAAAATCACAACTTGGGACATTTCTTCGGCGTTATGGATTTAAAGAATCCTCTTTAACATGGATTCCCATGAGTGTCATTGAAAATCAGAACTTAGTGAGTTGCCCAACTGACGAGCATTTGAATTCTTG GTACAAGGGACCAAATCTATTAGAGGCTATAGATTTTCTCAAGCTCCCAGCCAGAGATACTTACCGGCCTCTCAGACTTCCAATATCAGAGGTTATACAGTCACGTACACTAGGTCAAGTTGCTATCAGTGGAAAGTTGGAGGCTGGAGCTATTAGAATTGGCACAAAG GTTCTAGTTATGCCTTCAGGGGAATTAGCAACAGTGAAAGCTATTGAACAGGATTCTAAAATGCTGAATATTGCAAAGGCTGGGGTCAGCGTAGATATTAGTCTTCAAGGAATTGATTCTTCTATTTTACTGCCTGGGGGAGTCCTTTGTCATCCTGATTTTCCTGTTCCACTAGCAAGACGCATTGAACTGAAGGTTGCTGTTTTGGACATCAGAAAACCTATATTGTTTGGAGCTGAG CATGAGTTGCAGGTGGAACTACATGCACACCATGCAAAAGAGTCTGCAAGAGTAGCACAGATTTTGGCAATATTGGATCCAAAGACTGGCATAGTTCGTAAAAGGGCACCACGATGTTTAACTGCCAACCAAAGCGCTTTGTTACAG ATTTCTCCAAGACAGGGGATCTGTATTGAGGAATATTCCAATTGCAAGGCCTTAGGAAGAGTAACATTGCGTGCTGATGGAAAAACTATAGCTGTGGGTGTAGTCACCAAAATTGTTGAATAA
- the LOC131044430 gene encoding uncharacterized protein LOC131044430 isoform X2, whose product MKKSLAMEEYKPEPWILHEQSDMGKNLLHLAIIGHVDAGKSTLMGRFLYIMGRVSQKEMHKYEREAKQKGKGSFSYAWVLDESPEERQRGVTMTVAVAHFETHNFHVVLLDSPGHKDFVPNMIVGASQADAAVLVVDASLGAFEAGMDGQGIGGQTKEHAQLIRSFGVEQMIVAVNKMDVIAYSKERFYFIKSQLGTFLRRYGFKESSLTWIPMSVIENQNLVSCPTDEHLNSWYKGPNLLEAIDFLKLPARDTYRPLRLPISEVIQSRTLGQVAISGKLEAGAIRIGTKVLVMPSGELATVKAIEQDSKMLNIAKAGVSVDISLQGIDSSILLPGGVLCHPDFPVPLARRIELKVAVLDIRKPILFGAEVELHAHHAKESARVAQILAILDPKTGIVRKRAPRCLTANQSALLQISPRQGICIEEYSNCKALGRVTLRADGKTIAVGVVTKIVE is encoded by the exons ATGAAGAAAAGTCTTGCCATGGAGGAGTACAAGCCTGAGCCCTGGATCCTTCATGAACAGAGTGATATGGGCAAGAACTTATTACATCTTGCTATT ATTGGCCATGTTGATGCAGGCAAGTCAACTTTAATGGGAAGATTTCTTTACATTATGGGTAGGGTTTCACAGAAGGAAATGCACAAATATGAGAGAGAGGCTAAGCAGAAA GGGAAGGGATCATTTTCATATGCATGGGTTCTAGATGAGAGTCCAGAAGAAAGACAGAGAGGTGTAACCATGACTGTTGCTGTAGCGCATTTTGAAACACACAATTTTCATGTTGTACTACTAGATTCTCCTGGCCACAAGGATTTTGTTCCAAATATGATTGTGGGTGCCTCACAAGCAGATGCTGCAGTCTTAGTTGTGGATGCATCCTTAGGTGCATTTGAAGCAGGAATGGATGGGCAGGGAATAGGAGGACAGACAAAAGAACATGCACAATTAATTAGAAGTTTTGGGGTGGAACAAATGATTGTTGCTGTCAATAAAATGGATGTAATTGCATATTCCAAAGAAAGATTTTACTTCATAAAATCACAACTTGGGACATTTCTTCGGCGTTATGGATTTAAAGAATCCTCTTTAACATGGATTCCCATGAGTGTCATTGAAAATCAGAACTTAGTGAGTTGCCCAACTGACGAGCATTTGAATTCTTG GTACAAGGGACCAAATCTATTAGAGGCTATAGATTTTCTCAAGCTCCCAGCCAGAGATACTTACCGGCCTCTCAGACTTCCAATATCAGAGGTTATACAGTCACGTACACTAGGTCAAGTTGCTATCAGTGGAAAGTTGGAGGCTGGAGCTATTAGAATTGGCACAAAG GTTCTAGTTATGCCTTCAGGGGAATTAGCAACAGTGAAAGCTATTGAACAGGATTCTAAAATGCTGAATATTGCAAAGGCTGGGGTCAGCGTAGATATTAGTCTTCAAGGAATTGATTCTTCTATTTTACTGCCTGGGGGAGTCCTTTGTCATCCTGATTTTCCTGTTCCACTAGCAAGACGCATTGAACTGAAGGTTGCTGTTTTGGACATCAGAAAACCTATATTGTTTGGAGCTGAG GTGGAACTACATGCACACCATGCAAAAGAGTCTGCAAGAGTAGCACAGATTTTGGCAATATTGGATCCAAAGACTGGCATAGTTCGTAAAAGGGCACCACGATGTTTAACTGCCAACCAAAGCGCTTTGTTACAG ATTTCTCCAAGACAGGGGATCTGTATTGAGGAATATTCCAATTGCAAGGCCTTAGGAAGAGTAACATTGCGTGCTGATGGAAAAACTATAGCTGTGGGTGTAGTCACCAAAATTGTTGAATAA